The Prionailurus viverrinus isolate Anna chromosome B4, UM_Priviv_1.0, whole genome shotgun sequence genome has a window encoding:
- the CCDC59 gene encoding thyroid transcription factor 1-associated protein 26, with amino-acid sequence MTYFHSVHCGFSWRLGWCAMAPVRPAARWPAENFGSRSDGVSPVAFRKKNVKQRTWRSNHQQAFVGSVREGQGFAFQRKLKIQQNYKKLLWKEKKAQTSQESQFTDRYPDHLKHLYLAEEERLRKQLRKVEQPLSQEQVDQPLLKEQCSTAQALSEEHCSAEQPQAAEQHSIRINSITIPRKNKKKTSNQKAQEEYEQVQAERTAKKQEFEKRKQEREEAQRLYKKKKMEVFKILSKKTKKGQPNLNLQMEYLLKKIQEKN; translated from the exons ATGACGTACTTTCACAGCGTCCATTGTGGTTTTTCCTGGCGACTTGGTTGGTGTGCCATGGCGCCGGTGAGGCCGGCGGCTCGGTGGCCGGCAGAGAATTTTGGGTCACGTAGCGACGGAGTTTCCCCGGTCGCATTTAGGaaaaagaatgtgaagcagaGGACGTGGCGATCTAATCATCAGCAGGCCTTCGTGGGAAGCGTTCGAGAGG GACAAGGCTTCGCATTCCAAAGAAAACTGAAGATTCAGCAAAATTACAAGAAATTGctgtggaaggaaaagaaggctCAAACCTCACAGGAATCCCAGTTCACAGATCGATACCCTGATCATCTAAAACATCTTTATTTAGCTGAAGAGGAAAGACTCAGGAAGCAACTTAGAAAAGTTGAACAGCCTTTATCACAAGAACAAGTTGATCAGCCTTTGCTAAAAGAACAATGTAGCACTGCCCAAGCTTTGTCTGAAGAACATTGTAGTGCAGAGCAGCCTCAGGCAGCAGAGCAACATAGCATAAGAATAaa CTCCATTACTAttccaaggaaaaataaaaagaaaacatcaaatcaAAAAGCACAGGAAGAATACGAACAAGTACAAGCTGAGCGTACTGCTAAGAAACAA GAAtttgagaagagaaaacaagagagagaagaagctcAAAGGctctataaaaagaagaaaatggaagtattCAAAATATTGAGCAAAAAGACTAAAAAAGGCCAACCAAACTTGAATTTACAAATGGagtatcttcttaaaaaaatacaagaaaaaaattaa